A window of the Nyctibius grandis isolate bNycGra1 chromosome 9, bNycGra1.pri, whole genome shotgun sequence genome harbors these coding sequences:
- the TNS1 gene encoding tensin-1 isoform X3: MDFGSVMNQAVTPCSPTVNYELPSPGESITKQVDALDATKSPRSGQSRHKTSRSMSLTAAMESSCELDLVYITERIIAVSYPSTAEEQSFCSNLREVAHMLKSKHGNNYVLFNLSERRHDISKLHPKVLDFGWPDLHTPALEKICSICKAMDTWLNAAAHNVVVLHNKGNRGRLGVVVAAYMHYSNISASADQALDRFAMKRFYEDKVVPVGQPSQKRYIHYFSGLLSGSIKMNNKPLFLHHVIMHGIPNFESKGGCRPFLKIYQAMQPVYTSGIYNVQGDSQMGICITIEPGLLLKGDILLKCYHKKFRSPTRDVIFRVQFHTCAVHDLDVVFGKEDLDEAFRDDRFPEYGKVEFVFSYGPEKIQGMEHLENGPSVSVDYNTSDPLIRWDSYENFNIQREDSAEGAWAEPPLPGKHLEKEVGHTQGPLDGSLYAKVKKKDSLHGSTGTVNAARLPLSAAPNHVEHTLSVSSDSGNSTASTKTDRTDEPGVPSGQAVLSPEEKRELDRLLVGFGLESAPPMHNHAPGPAPARLPAMPGRHVVPAQVHVNGNAAVMVAERETDILDDELPNQDGHSVGSLGTLSSLDGTTTASEAGYQEAPRVGSLSSLPNGPSSCNGAEKLLKEGLYDSEPLSNGGYPYNNQNALMGHHLRDPLPSVRPSASAQDHLAGYPQRPPGSHAPGWLQPQPLPGSQPYLYGYDHPGAYRSRSFPTVDTAKYDTTPALPQAPARSTSSREAVQRGLNSWQQQGGSRPPSRLQEGGMESHSPSVSSCSPQPSPLQLVPPHSHSMPEFPRAPSRREIEQSIEALDVLMLDLAPAIHKSQSVPAASRQDKPAGPLLSSLSAQPIAGLYARPAPQVAQPRSFSTSMSPVVSEPGGKAYSPGEPDYGVHEYRETYSPYSYQPAPVPELRSYSRAPAGALVGTLPLSTSYSPVVSQQLLVSSPPSPTVPTQTQMPPKGPDSYEDLSRSAEEPLNLEGLVAHRVAEYNAKLRDLNKSTKAPRPPLNQQRSFSFSGVQSQEKPLEESAVPAHKRTPSDSHYEKSSPEPSSPRSPTILSPEVVSTIAANPGGRPKEPHLHSYKEAFEEMEGASPTSPPSGGGEISPPTPAFPVSPQTPYSNPLRSPPGLAKTPLSALGLKPHNPAEILLHPVGEPRSYVESVARTATTGRGGSLPTAQPGGPEVPARNGAFTSSFTAPSPVSTSSPIHSVDGASLRSYPSEGSPHGTVTPPHASAEPVYRLPVGSQMPSAHSSYQNSSPSSFAMVQGGVPGSAYTSPDYPDGRTQPDPQAQPQPQVSVVGVHVLPGSPRTLHRTVATNTPPSPGFGRRAINPGTSGTPSSPGLGRHAVAAHSNLVAPPGSPSLARHQAAAAVPPGSPLYGYPSPEERHPTLSRQSSSSGYQPPSTPSFPVSPAYYPGTSTPHSSSPDSAAYRQGSPTPQPALPEKRQMSAGDRSNSLPNYATVNGKASSPLSSGMSSPSGGSAVAFSHTLPDFSKFSMPDTSPETRANVKFVQDTSKYWYKPEISREQAIALLKDREPGAFIIRDSHSFRGAYGLAMKVASPPPTVMQQNKKGDITNELVRHFLIETSPRGVKLKGCPNEPNFGCLSALVYQHSIMPLALPCKLVIPDRDPMEEKKDTVSATNLATDLLKQGAACNVLFINSVEMESLTGPQAIAKAVAETLVADPTPTATIVHFKVSAQGITLTDNQRKLFFRRHYPLNTVTFCNLDPQERKWTKTDGSGPAKLFGFVARKQGSTTDNICHLFAELDPDQPAAAIVSFVSRVMLGSGQKR, translated from the exons GAGCATGAGCCTGACCGCGGCCATGGAGAGCAGCTGCGAGCTGGACCTGGTGTACATCACGGAGCGGATCATCGCCGTCTCCTACCCCAGCACGGCTGAGGAGCAGAGCTTCTGCAGCAACCTCCGTGAGGTGGCCCACATGCTGAAGTCCAAGCATGGGAACAACTATGTG CTTTTCAACCTCTCTGAGCGGAGACATGATATCAGCAAACTTCACCCCAAG GTGCTGGATTTCGGGTGGCCTGACCTGCACACCCCGGCGCTGGAGAAGATCTGCAGCATTTGCAAAGCCATGGACACGTGGCTCAACGCGGCGGCACACAACGTGGTGGTGCTGCACAACAAG GGGAACCGCGGCCggctgggggtggtggtggctgcCTACATGCACTACAGCAACATCTCGGCCAG TGCTGACCAGGCTCTGGACAGGTTTGCCATGAAGCGCTTCTACGAGGACAAGGTGGTGCCAGTGGGACAACCATCCCAGAAGAG ATACATCCATTACTTCAGCGGACTCCTGTCCGGCAGCATCAAGATGAACAACAAGCCCCTCTTCCTCCACCATGTCATCATGCACGGCATCCCCAACTTCGAGTCAAAAGGCG GTTGTCGGCCCTTCCTGAAAATCTACCAGGCCATGCAGCCCGTCTACACCTCGGGGATCTA CAACGTGCAAGGAGACAGCCAGATGGGCATCTGCATCACCATCGAGCCTGGCTTGCTCCTCAAGGGTGATATCTTG ctgaagTGTTACCACAAGAAGTTTCGCAGCCCAACCCGCGACGTGATTTTCCGCGTGCAGTTCCACACGTGCGCTGTGCACGACCTCGACGTCGTCTTTGGCAAGGAGGACCTGGACGAGGCCTTCAGAG ATGACCGTTTCCCCGAGTACGGGAAGGTGGAGTTCGTGTTCTCCTACGGCCCCGAGAAGATCCAAG GCATGGAGCACCTGGAGAATGGGCCCAGCGTCTCTGTGGACTACAACACATCCGACCCGCTCATCCGGTGGGATTCCTACGAGAACTTCAACATCCAGCGTGAGGACAGCGCGGAGGGTGCCTGGGCTGAGCCGCCCCTGCCCGGCAAGCACCTGGAGAAAG AGGTTGGGCACACGCAAGGGCCCCTGGACGGGAGCCTCTACGCTAAAGTGAAGAAGAAAGACTCCCTCCACGGCAGCACCGGCACCGTCAACGCTGCCCGCCTCCCGCTCTCGGCAGCGCCCAACCACGTCGAGCACACGCTCTCGGTGAGCAGCGACTCGGGCAACTCCACTGCTTCCACCAAGACTGACCGGACCGATGAGCCCGGGGTGCCCAGCGGCCAGGCAGTGctgagccctgaggagaagCGGGAGTTGGATCGTCTCCTCGTTGGCTTCGGCTTGGAGAGCGCGCCGCCCATGCACAACCACGCGCCTGGCCCCGCACCGGCGCGTCTACCTGCCATGCCAGGCCGCCACGTGGTGCCGGCTCAGGTGCACGTCAACGGTAATGCCGCAGTGATGGTGGCTGAGCGGGAGACAGATATCTTGGACGACGAGCTGCCCAACCAGGACGGGCACAGCGTGGGCAGCCTGGGCACGCTCTCCTCCTTGGATGGCACCACCACCGCCAGTGAGGCCGGATACCAGGAGGCGCCCCGGGTGGGCAGCCTCTCCTCGCTGCCCAACGGCCCCTCGAGCTGCAACGGGGCCGAGAAGCTGCTGAAAGAGGGGCTGTATGACAGCGAGCCGCTCTCTAACGGCGGCTACCCTTACAACAACCAGAACGCCCTGATGGGCCACCACCTCCGCGACCCGCTGCCTTCCGTGCGGCCCTCAGCATCTGCTCAGGACCACTTGGCCGGCTACCCGCAGCGCCCGCCGGGCTCCCACGCCCCGGgctggctccagccccagccgcTGCCTGGCTCCCAGCCCTACCTGTACGGCTACGACCACCCCGGTGCCTATCGCTCCCGGTCCTTCCCGACGGTGGACACGGCCAAGTACGACACAaccccagcgctgccccagGCCCCGGCTCGCAGCACCAGCAGCCGGGAGGCTGTGCAGAGGGGCTTGAATTCCTGGCAGCAGCAAGGAGGGAGCCGGCCGCCTTCCCGGCTGCAGGAGGGTGGCATGGAAAGCCACAGCCCCAGCgtctccagctgcagcccccagcccagcccgctGCAGCTGGTGCCCCCGCACAGCCACAGCATGCCCGAGTTCCCCCGGGCTCCCTCCCGCCGGGAGATCGAGCAGTCCATCGAAGCGCTCGACGTCCTGATGCTGGACCTCGCGCCCGCCATCCACAAATCGCAGAGCGTGCCTGCCGCCTCACGCCAGGACAAGCCGGCGGGacccctgctctcctccctctcgGCCCAGCCCATCGCCGGTCTCTACGCCCGGCCGGCTCCGCAAGTGGCCCAGCCAAGGTCCTTCAGCACTTCCATGAGCCCTGTGGTCTCCGAGCCTGGGGGCAAAGCCTATTCTCCTGGGGAGCCGGACTATGGGGTGCATGAGTACCGGGAAACCTATTCGCCCTACAGCTATCAGCCAGCACCGGTGCCAGAGCTCAGGAGCTACAGCCGTGCCCCGGCGGGAGCACTGGTGGGCACCCTCCCGCTCAGCACCTCCTACAGCCCCGTGGTGTCTCAGCAGCTTCTCGTGTCCTCCCCGCCTTCCCCGACTGTCCCAACACAAACCCAGATGCCCCCCAAGGGACCGGACAGCTACGAAGACCTGTCGAGGTCTGCAGAAGAGCCCTTGAATCTGGAGGGCCTGGTGGCCCACAGGGTGGCAG AGTACAACGCCAAGCTCCGGGACCTCAACAAGAGCACCAAAGCCCCCCGTCCTCCTTTGAACCAGCAACGGTCCTTCTCCTTCTCCG GGGTGCAGTCCCAGGAGAAGCCCTTGGAGGAGAGTGCCGTCCCTGCCCACAAGCGGACCCCCAGCGACAGCCACTATGAGAAGAGCTCACCGGAGCCCAGCTCACCCCGCAGCCCCACCATCCTCTCGCCCGAGGTTGTCAGCACCATCGCGGCCAACCCTGGAGGGAGGCCCAAAGAG CCTCATCTCCACAGCTACAAGGAAGCCTTCGAAGAGATGGAGGGTGCCTCCCCCACCAGCCCACCCTCCGGCGGCGGTGAgatttctccccccaccccagccttcCCAGTCTCGCCACAAACCCCTTACTCCAACCCCT TGCGTTCTCCCCCCGGCCTGGCCAAGACCCCACTCTCAGCACTGGGGCTGAAACCCCACAACCCGGCCGAGATCCTGCTGCATCCAGTGGGAG agcccaggaGCTACGTCGAGTCGGTGGCCCGCACAGCCACAacgggcaggggagggagccTGCCCACCGCCCAGCCTGGGGGCCCAGAGGTGCCTGCCAGGAACGGCGCCTTCACCAGCTCCTTCactgcccccagccccgtctccaccagcagccccaTTCACAGCGTGGACGG GGCCTCCCTCCGCAGCTACCCATCGGAGGGCAGCCCCCATGGCACGGTTACACCTCCCCACGCCTCAGCTGAGCCTGTTTACCGGTTGCCTGTTGGCTCGCAGATGCCCTCTGCTCACAGCAGCTACCAAAACTCGTCTCCATCTTCCTTTGCCATGGTCCAAGGTGGGGTCCCGGGCTCAGCGTACACCAGCCCCGACTACCCTGATGGCCGAACCCAGCCAGACCCCCAAGCTCAGCCACAGCCGCAGGTCAGCGTGGTGGGGGTCCACGTCCTGCCGGGGAGCCCCCGCACCCTGCACCGGACAGTGGCTACCAACACACCGCCCAGTCCCGGCTTCGGGCGAAGAGCCATTAACCCTGGCACGAGTGGCACTCCTAGTAGCCCTGGGCTGGGCCGGCACGCCGTGGCGGCCCACAGCAACCTGGTGGCCCCGCCGGGGagccccagcctggccaggCATCAAGCCGCAGCAGCCGTCCCCCCTGGCAGCCCCCTGTATGGCTACCCCAGCCCGGAGGAAAGGCACCCGACACTGTCTCggcagagcagctcctctggCTACCAGCCTCCCTCCACGCCGTCCTTCCCCGTCTCGCCGGCGTACTACCCCGGCACGAGCACGCCACACTCCTCCTCCCCGGACTCGGCTGCCTATCGCCAGGGCAGCCCCACGCCGCAGCCCGCGCTGCCCGAGAAGCGGCAGATGTCGGCCGGGGACCGCTCCAACAGCCTGCCCAACTATGCCACCGTCAACGGCAAGGCATCCTCGCCCCTCTCCAGCGGCATGTCCAGCCCCAGCGGTGGGAGTGCCGTCGCCTTCTCCCACACCTTGCCAGACTTCTCCAAGTTCTCCATGCCAG ACACCAGCCCCGAGACTCGTGCCAACGTCAAGTTTGTGCAGGACACTTCCAAGTACTGGTACAAACCGGAGATCTCCAGGGAGCAGG CCATTGCATTGCTGAAGGACAGGGAGCCAGGGGCTTTCATCATCCGAGACAGCCACTCCTTCCGGGGAGCCTACGGCCTCGCCATGAAAGTAGCTTCTCCGCCTCCCACCGTCATGCAGCAGAACAAGAAAG GAGACATCACCAACGAGCTGGTGAGGCATTTCCTCATCGAGACCAGCCCGCGAGGTGTGAAACTAAAAGGATGCCCCAACGAGCCCAATTTTG GGTGCCTCTCGGCTCTGGTGTACCAGCACTCCATCATGCCCTTGGCCCTGCCCTGCAAGCTGGTAATTCCTGACCGAG ATCccatggaggaaaagaaagacaccGTGTCCGCCACCAACTTGGCCACAGACCTCCTCAAACAGGGTGCAG CCTGCAATGTCCTCTTCATCAATTCAGTGGAGATGGAGTCGTTGACGGGCCCCCAGGCCATTGCGAAGGCCGTTGCTGAGACGCTGGTGGCCGACCCCACGCCCACTGCTACCATCGTCCACTTCAAAGTCTCTGCACAAGGCATCACCTTAACCGACAACCAGAGGAA
- the TNS1 gene encoding tensin-1 isoform X5: MDFGSVMNQAVTPCSPTVNYELPSPGESITKQVDALDATKSPRSGQSRHKTSRSMSLTAAMESSCELDLVYITERIIAVSYPSTAEEQSFCSNLREVAHMLKSKHGNNYVLFNLSERRHDISKLHPKVLDFGWPDLHTPALEKICSICKAMDTWLNAAAHNVVVLHNKGNRGRLGVVVAAYMHYSNISASADQALDRFAMKRFYEDKVVPVGQPSQKRYIHYFSGLLSGSIKMNNKPLFLHHVIMHGIPNFESKGGCRPFLKIYQAMQPVYTSGIYNVQGDSQMGICITIEPGLLLKGDILLKCYHKKFRSPTRDVIFRVQFHTCAVHDLDVVFGKEDLDEAFRDDRFPEYGKVEFVFSYGPEKIQGMEHLENGPSVSVDYNTSDPLIRWDSYENFNIQREDSAEGAWAEPPLPGKHLEKEVGHTQGPLDGSLYAKVKKKDSLHGSTGTVNAARLPLSAAPNHVEHTLSVSSDSGNSTASTKTDRTDEPGVPSGQAVLSPEEKRELDRLLVGFGLESAPPMHNHAPGPAPARLPAMPGRHVVPAQVHVNGNAAVMVAERETDILDDELPNQDGHSVGSLGTLSSLDGTTTASEAGYQEAPRVGSLSSLPNGPSSCNGAEKLLKEGLYDSEPLSNGGYPYNNQNALMGHHLRDPLPSVRPSASAQDHLAGYPQRPPGSHAPGWLQPQPLPGSQPYLYGYDHPGAYRSRSFPTVDTAKYDTTPALPQAPARSTSSREAVQRGLNSWQQQGGSRPPSRLQEGGMESHSPSVSSCSPQPSPLQLVPPHSHSMPEFPRAPSRREIEQSIEALDVLMLDLAPAIHKSQSVPAASRQDKPAGPLLSSLSAQPIAGLYARPAPQVAQPRSFSTSMSPVVSEPGGKAYSPGEPDYGVHEYRETYSPYSYQPAPVPELRSYSRAPAGALVGTLPLSTSYSPVVSQQLLVSSPPSPTVPTQTQMPPKGPDSYEDLSRSAEEPLNLEGLVAHRVAEYNAKLRDLNKSTKAPRPPLNQQRSFSFSGVQSQEKPLEESAVPAHKRTPSDSHYEKSSPEPSSPRSPTILSPEVVSTIAANPGGRPKEPHLHSYKEAFEEMEGASPTSPPSGGVRSPPGLAKTPLSALGLKPHNPAEILLHPVGELEGEAGSGSEEEPRSYVESVARTATTGRGGSLPTAQPGGPEVPARNGAFTSSFTAPSPVSTSSPIHSVDGASLRSYPSEGSPHGTVTPPHASAEPVYRLPVGSQMPSAHSSYQNSSPSSFAMVQGGVPGSAYTSPDYPDGRTQPDPQAQPQPQVSVVGVHVLPGSPRTLHRTVATNTPPSPGFGRRAINPGTSGTPSSPGLGRHAVAAHSNLVAPPGSPSLARHQAAAAVPPGSPLYGYPSPEERHPTLSRQSSSSGYQPPSTPSFPVSPAYYPGTSTPHSSSPDSAAYRQGSPTPQPALPEKRQMSAGDRSNSLPNYATVNGKASSPLSSGMSSPSGGSAVAFSHTLPDFSKFSMPDTSPETRANVKFVQDTSKYWYKPEISREQAIALLKDREPGAFIIRDSHSFRGAYGLAMKVASPPPTVMQQNKKGDITNELVRHFLIETSPRGVKLKGCPNEPNFGCLSALVYQHSIMPLALPCKLVIPDRDPMEEKKDTVSATNLATDLLKQGAACNVLFINSVEMESLTGPQAIAKAVAETLVADPTPTATIVHFKVSAQGITLTDNQRKLFFRRHYPLNTVTFCNLDPQERKWTKTDGSGPAKLFGFVARKQGSTTDNICHLFAELDPDQPAAAIVSFVSRVMLGSGQKR; this comes from the exons GAGCATGAGCCTGACCGCGGCCATGGAGAGCAGCTGCGAGCTGGACCTGGTGTACATCACGGAGCGGATCATCGCCGTCTCCTACCCCAGCACGGCTGAGGAGCAGAGCTTCTGCAGCAACCTCCGTGAGGTGGCCCACATGCTGAAGTCCAAGCATGGGAACAACTATGTG CTTTTCAACCTCTCTGAGCGGAGACATGATATCAGCAAACTTCACCCCAAG GTGCTGGATTTCGGGTGGCCTGACCTGCACACCCCGGCGCTGGAGAAGATCTGCAGCATTTGCAAAGCCATGGACACGTGGCTCAACGCGGCGGCACACAACGTGGTGGTGCTGCACAACAAG GGGAACCGCGGCCggctgggggtggtggtggctgcCTACATGCACTACAGCAACATCTCGGCCAG TGCTGACCAGGCTCTGGACAGGTTTGCCATGAAGCGCTTCTACGAGGACAAGGTGGTGCCAGTGGGACAACCATCCCAGAAGAG ATACATCCATTACTTCAGCGGACTCCTGTCCGGCAGCATCAAGATGAACAACAAGCCCCTCTTCCTCCACCATGTCATCATGCACGGCATCCCCAACTTCGAGTCAAAAGGCG GTTGTCGGCCCTTCCTGAAAATCTACCAGGCCATGCAGCCCGTCTACACCTCGGGGATCTA CAACGTGCAAGGAGACAGCCAGATGGGCATCTGCATCACCATCGAGCCTGGCTTGCTCCTCAAGGGTGATATCTTG ctgaagTGTTACCACAAGAAGTTTCGCAGCCCAACCCGCGACGTGATTTTCCGCGTGCAGTTCCACACGTGCGCTGTGCACGACCTCGACGTCGTCTTTGGCAAGGAGGACCTGGACGAGGCCTTCAGAG ATGACCGTTTCCCCGAGTACGGGAAGGTGGAGTTCGTGTTCTCCTACGGCCCCGAGAAGATCCAAG GCATGGAGCACCTGGAGAATGGGCCCAGCGTCTCTGTGGACTACAACACATCCGACCCGCTCATCCGGTGGGATTCCTACGAGAACTTCAACATCCAGCGTGAGGACAGCGCGGAGGGTGCCTGGGCTGAGCCGCCCCTGCCCGGCAAGCACCTGGAGAAAG AGGTTGGGCACACGCAAGGGCCCCTGGACGGGAGCCTCTACGCTAAAGTGAAGAAGAAAGACTCCCTCCACGGCAGCACCGGCACCGTCAACGCTGCCCGCCTCCCGCTCTCGGCAGCGCCCAACCACGTCGAGCACACGCTCTCGGTGAGCAGCGACTCGGGCAACTCCACTGCTTCCACCAAGACTGACCGGACCGATGAGCCCGGGGTGCCCAGCGGCCAGGCAGTGctgagccctgaggagaagCGGGAGTTGGATCGTCTCCTCGTTGGCTTCGGCTTGGAGAGCGCGCCGCCCATGCACAACCACGCGCCTGGCCCCGCACCGGCGCGTCTACCTGCCATGCCAGGCCGCCACGTGGTGCCGGCTCAGGTGCACGTCAACGGTAATGCCGCAGTGATGGTGGCTGAGCGGGAGACAGATATCTTGGACGACGAGCTGCCCAACCAGGACGGGCACAGCGTGGGCAGCCTGGGCACGCTCTCCTCCTTGGATGGCACCACCACCGCCAGTGAGGCCGGATACCAGGAGGCGCCCCGGGTGGGCAGCCTCTCCTCGCTGCCCAACGGCCCCTCGAGCTGCAACGGGGCCGAGAAGCTGCTGAAAGAGGGGCTGTATGACAGCGAGCCGCTCTCTAACGGCGGCTACCCTTACAACAACCAGAACGCCCTGATGGGCCACCACCTCCGCGACCCGCTGCCTTCCGTGCGGCCCTCAGCATCTGCTCAGGACCACTTGGCCGGCTACCCGCAGCGCCCGCCGGGCTCCCACGCCCCGGgctggctccagccccagccgcTGCCTGGCTCCCAGCCCTACCTGTACGGCTACGACCACCCCGGTGCCTATCGCTCCCGGTCCTTCCCGACGGTGGACACGGCCAAGTACGACACAaccccagcgctgccccagGCCCCGGCTCGCAGCACCAGCAGCCGGGAGGCTGTGCAGAGGGGCTTGAATTCCTGGCAGCAGCAAGGAGGGAGCCGGCCGCCTTCCCGGCTGCAGGAGGGTGGCATGGAAAGCCACAGCCCCAGCgtctccagctgcagcccccagcccagcccgctGCAGCTGGTGCCCCCGCACAGCCACAGCATGCCCGAGTTCCCCCGGGCTCCCTCCCGCCGGGAGATCGAGCAGTCCATCGAAGCGCTCGACGTCCTGATGCTGGACCTCGCGCCCGCCATCCACAAATCGCAGAGCGTGCCTGCCGCCTCACGCCAGGACAAGCCGGCGGGacccctgctctcctccctctcgGCCCAGCCCATCGCCGGTCTCTACGCCCGGCCGGCTCCGCAAGTGGCCCAGCCAAGGTCCTTCAGCACTTCCATGAGCCCTGTGGTCTCCGAGCCTGGGGGCAAAGCCTATTCTCCTGGGGAGCCGGACTATGGGGTGCATGAGTACCGGGAAACCTATTCGCCCTACAGCTATCAGCCAGCACCGGTGCCAGAGCTCAGGAGCTACAGCCGTGCCCCGGCGGGAGCACTGGTGGGCACCCTCCCGCTCAGCACCTCCTACAGCCCCGTGGTGTCTCAGCAGCTTCTCGTGTCCTCCCCGCCTTCCCCGACTGTCCCAACACAAACCCAGATGCCCCCCAAGGGACCGGACAGCTACGAAGACCTGTCGAGGTCTGCAGAAGAGCCCTTGAATCTGGAGGGCCTGGTGGCCCACAGGGTGGCAG AGTACAACGCCAAGCTCCGGGACCTCAACAAGAGCACCAAAGCCCCCCGTCCTCCTTTGAACCAGCAACGGTCCTTCTCCTTCTCCG GGGTGCAGTCCCAGGAGAAGCCCTTGGAGGAGAGTGCCGTCCCTGCCCACAAGCGGACCCCCAGCGACAGCCACTATGAGAAGAGCTCACCGGAGCCCAGCTCACCCCGCAGCCCCACCATCCTCTCGCCCGAGGTTGTCAGCACCATCGCGGCCAACCCTGGAGGGAGGCCCAAAGAG CCTCATCTCCACAGCTACAAGGAAGCCTTCGAAGAGATGGAGGGTGCCTCCCCCACCAGCCCACCCTCCGGCGGCG TGCGTTCTCCCCCCGGCCTGGCCAAGACCCCACTCTCAGCACTGGGGCTGAAACCCCACAACCCGGCCGAGATCCTGCTGCATCCAGTGGGAG AGCTAGAAGGGGAGGCAGGCAGTGGCTCTGAAGAAG agcccaggaGCTACGTCGAGTCGGTGGCCCGCACAGCCACAacgggcaggggagggagccTGCCCACCGCCCAGCCTGGGGGCCCAGAGGTGCCTGCCAGGAACGGCGCCTTCACCAGCTCCTTCactgcccccagccccgtctccaccagcagccccaTTCACAGCGTGGACGG GGCCTCCCTCCGCAGCTACCCATCGGAGGGCAGCCCCCATGGCACGGTTACACCTCCCCACGCCTCAGCTGAGCCTGTTTACCGGTTGCCTGTTGGCTCGCAGATGCCCTCTGCTCACAGCAGCTACCAAAACTCGTCTCCATCTTCCTTTGCCATGGTCCAAGGTGGGGTCCCGGGCTCAGCGTACACCAGCCCCGACTACCCTGATGGCCGAACCCAGCCAGACCCCCAAGCTCAGCCACAGCCGCAGGTCAGCGTGGTGGGGGTCCACGTCCTGCCGGGGAGCCCCCGCACCCTGCACCGGACAGTGGCTACCAACACACCGCCCAGTCCCGGCTTCGGGCGAAGAGCCATTAACCCTGGCACGAGTGGCACTCCTAGTAGCCCTGGGCTGGGCCGGCACGCCGTGGCGGCCCACAGCAACCTGGTGGCCCCGCCGGGGagccccagcctggccaggCATCAAGCCGCAGCAGCCGTCCCCCCTGGCAGCCCCCTGTATGGCTACCCCAGCCCGGAGGAAAGGCACCCGACACTGTCTCggcagagcagctcctctggCTACCAGCCTCCCTCCACGCCGTCCTTCCCCGTCTCGCCGGCGTACTACCCCGGCACGAGCACGCCACACTCCTCCTCCCCGGACTCGGCTGCCTATCGCCAGGGCAGCCCCACGCCGCAGCCCGCGCTGCCCGAGAAGCGGCAGATGTCGGCCGGGGACCGCTCCAACAGCCTGCCCAACTATGCCACCGTCAACGGCAAGGCATCCTCGCCCCTCTCCAGCGGCATGTCCAGCCCCAGCGGTGGGAGTGCCGTCGCCTTCTCCCACACCTTGCCAGACTTCTCCAAGTTCTCCATGCCAG ACACCAGCCCCGAGACTCGTGCCAACGTCAAGTTTGTGCAGGACACTTCCAAGTACTGGTACAAACCGGAGATCTCCAGGGAGCAGG CCATTGCATTGCTGAAGGACAGGGAGCCAGGGGCTTTCATCATCCGAGACAGCCACTCCTTCCGGGGAGCCTACGGCCTCGCCATGAAAGTAGCTTCTCCGCCTCCCACCGTCATGCAGCAGAACAAGAAAG GAGACATCACCAACGAGCTGGTGAGGCATTTCCTCATCGAGACCAGCCCGCGAGGTGTGAAACTAAAAGGATGCCCCAACGAGCCCAATTTTG GGTGCCTCTCGGCTCTGGTGTACCAGCACTCCATCATGCCCTTGGCCCTGCCCTGCAAGCTGGTAATTCCTGACCGAG ATCccatggaggaaaagaaagacaccGTGTCCGCCACCAACTTGGCCACAGACCTCCTCAAACAGGGTGCAG CCTGCAATGTCCTCTTCATCAATTCAGTGGAGATGGAGTCGTTGACGGGCCCCCAGGCCATTGCGAAGGCCGTTGCTGAGACGCTGGTGGCCGACCCCACGCCCACTGCTACCATCGTCCACTTCAAAGTCTCTGCACAAGGCATCACCTTAACCGACAACCAGAGGAA